Genomic DNA from Gossypium hirsutum isolate 1008001.06 chromosome A01, Gossypium_hirsutum_v2.1, whole genome shotgun sequence:
GACAACACTTTGAAAACTAATCCAGAAAGAGTCGGCCTCCTCTCAACATAAAACTAAGAGAAAGCGATCTTAATATGTACTTTAGGTATGGTTGCCATAGTAATGGTTGTAGGCATTGAAACCCAAATAACTAGATCAGGAggttaaatatcatatttatatattttctcttctttttgatACAATGGCTAAGctactcataatctttcaattccTATAGTGAAGGATATTAGAATTCATGTTTTTCAAATTGTTGCGACAACAATGATGCTAATCAAGTTAAGACTTAGTCAAAGGatggtagttttttttttttttttgcataacgATGAATTTAACCCTTAATGTTTCCCTTTTTgctattttaaccttatttttttcttttggatcaCTTTCGCCTTTAAACattcaaatttcattcaaattgtttttttctagatgaaaaagttaaccggccatttaaatttaatgatattCACATGGCAACTCATGTGGCAATTCATGAAtacttcataaaattttttaaaaaaagttaaaaaaagttcatataaggtttttttttaaatatccatATCAACAATGAAGTACATGTAAACTGTAATGTGGGTTATCGCATCAATGCTATTAAAACATTAACAATTTAGTCACATTTTCCGTCCAAAGcaaaataatttgattaaaatttgaagggtctaaaaaaaattagagacatGCTAAATGTTTAAATTAGGGATCAACCTTTTAGAGGTTGCTCACATAAGGGCAAAGCCATTCAAATGTTCATATAAGAACCTAATTTTTACAAAAGTGCTAAAATAAGGACTTTTCATAAACTTCAACCCATTTTATAGTAAAAAATAGGTGAATATTACACATAACAATTGAATCAAATAttacttaaaaagaaaataaataaaaaaataacttaaaatttgatATACAATATTTGAAAAATTCTTATTTGAGTACTTTCAAAATCGCTTGGCCCTTATTTAACCCTTTTGAAAAGTTTAACCTTCATTTGAGCACTTTTGTAAAGATTAAGTGTTTATTTTAAAAGGCTTTAACACTTATGTGACCAAAAGATAAAACAGTTAAACATGGACTAGatttaacattatatatatttgattgaaTCATAAATTAACTCCAgcaatttgtattttttaaaatttatttactgttgaaaatttttaatttggatttcGCTTCAAttaaaacaatttgaagttgagtataataaattcaaacaattcaatttattcgtcgattaaatttaaaaaataaataaataaaattaaattacaactcatataAACTCTTTTACCTATGTAATAAATAGACTTATTTATTTTCTGTATTCTTGaaaaatatggttgaaaataccgttatatatacatttttcatGTTATGACTTCATTACTTAACTATAAAAACATCCTATAATTAGCAAACCAAATCCACAAACTCCGACAAGTCTTTTTACTTTTCCTCTTCATTACAAAAGAatgtttcaaataaaaaaaacataaaaaaccatcctcttttgttcttcaattttattattattattatttctttgttCCTCTTCTTATGGATCAATTGAGGACCCAGACTATCAACCAACTCCCATCAGGTGCCGCTCTAATCAAGAGAGAGCTTTGTTACACTATATGTTTCATCTTCATCTTGATCTCCTCCATCATTGCTTTGAACCTCGGCAGCTCTTCCAGATCACTCCCTTTGTTCCGTTTCGATCATTTCTTCCCTCGAAAACTGCCGCCGCCCTTTCCTCATACACATCCCTTGCGATCGTGCGATTATTCTTACGGGAAATGGGTTCGTGTCGACAAGAAGAACCCGGTTCTGTTGTATGACGAGGACTGCCCGTTTCTCGATCCCGGTTTCCGGTGTCATCGGAACGGAAGAAAAGACATCGAGTTTCAGAAATGGAGATGGCAACCTCATGGCTGTTATCTTCCTAGGTATGGAAGTTTTAATAGTTTCCTTGTTTCTTTCATGCATGCACTGCATGGTGATTGATATGTACATACTCGACTATTTATTCTAATAAAACATTAGATGTTTAAACAAACATATAGGTAACTACAAcaataataaattgttttataaaatcatagGTTCTAAATTATATGCAAGAAGAGTCGAATAATGTAGCTACGAGGCTCTCACTTTTTCCGAGATTTGTTAGGCTTGTTTAATTACTTTAAACCACAGATTCAATGCTAGCGATTTCTTGGAACGGAGTCGAAACGGACGGATAGTGTTTGCAGGTGATTCAATGGGAAGAAACCAATGGGAGTCACTGCTTTGCATGTTAGCTCAGGCAGTTTCAAACAAGTCTACAATCTTCGAAGTAAATGGAAGCCCTATAACGAAACACAAGGGGTTTCTTTCCATGAAGTTTCAAGATTACAACCTCACCGTCGAGTACTACAGAACACCTTTCTTAGCCGTGCTCGGTCGCCGACCGATAACCACGCCACCTCAAGTTAAGCTGATCGTTAAGGTAGACCAGTTGCATTGGCGTTCTAAACAGTGGAAAGGAGCCAATGTTATAGTCCTCAATACAGGTCACTGGTGGAACAAAGAGAAAATCGCTAAGATGTATGGTTTTTCCTCGCCCCACCTTTCTTTCTCTCTACATGCTCTCCGTTTCTTAGTGTGTATATGGTTACATAATTGGGTAGGTCTAGTTACTTTTAGGTTAGGTTAATTTgggtaatttatttatttattttttgataatttctgaTTTGAGTTTAAGTTAATTTGGGTGAttaaaatttttgattatttctaattTCGGTTTAAAGTCAATTTTGGGTTcaatttaagttaatttaagtttaaatcattttgaatttatcaatataaattTTTAGAATAGGTTATTTTAAGCTGAATCATTTTAAGTTTTACCACTTAATTTTGAATCAAgaatattttaagtttaaattaaataattcatattattaatttttttataattaaatttaattatattaaatttggaTTGTTCAAACTTTTTACTACAATTTGACATATTTATGGCTTACTTCAAATCATTAGcactattaaaatattttgattactgatggaatttaaaaaaaaaatcaagccgTGAGATgattttcttttatatgaaaaaataatgcaaaataattattttcatcaaCATAATTTTACATATAGAGAATTTCACATTTTGGGgtgttctcttttttttaaattttaaatcagttACAAGCACGAAATTTGCCATAATATTAGTAGAAGGGACTAAATCCTAATCCTCAAGTTAAGTGTATTACtcgaccaaaaaaaaaaagttaagtaTATTACATGAACAAAAGCCATTATTAAACCTCCTTTGATTCCTTAAATCTGGCATAATGACACGATTTTGTGTGTTTCAGGGGTTGCTATTTTCAGGAAGGTGGGACAATAAACATGACAATGGGTGTGATGGAAGGTTTTCGAAGGTTTATCAGAACATTGGTTTCATGGTCAACCAAGAACTTAAACCCAGAAATCAGCCACGTTTTTATCCGGAACCATTCACCCATTCATTACCTGTAAGTCAATTCAAAACACGACACGATTACATGACACACAAAACCAACAGTTTTTATGAGTGTGAAAATTGCAGGAATGGTACATGGGATGATGGGGGAGTGTGTGATGCTGCAACTGAACCAGAACAAGACTACAAAAAGCTTCGACCTGAGTCATGGAATAATCAATACATTGCTAATGCAATCAAAGAAATCAACAACTCCAAGGTCCGATTGTTAAACATTACATATTTGACAGGGTTTAGAAAAGATGGTCACCCTTCAAAGCACCGTGAACCAGGGACTCCTGTTGGTGCACCACAAGATTGTAGCCATTGGTGCTTGCCTGGTATACCGGACACATGGAATGAGATTCTCTATGCTCAGTTACTGTCGATGGAATTTAGAACCAAGTGATCCCCCAAAACTTGGGGAGGAAAAAGCACCTAAAGAATGTCAATGTGGAAATTATTTTTGGAACCCAAGTGATCCCTAAACTATGGGAAAAGATTAAAGAGAAACATGGAGGTTGATGAGGAAGTTAATGGATAATAATCATGCTGCAAAGAATCATTAAATCATATTATTCAGACGTGAACCGTGGATTTTGTATCTGAAAATTTGTAACgcaaaatgaaaaaagaaattattagaaaTCTATATCATGCAATATTTGCATTTGGAAAGCAAAGGGTAAAGAAACAATAACAAGACCTACATAGTATGAATATACAAATATcacaatttttttaacaattaacATTAAACATGTCCTGTATAGAGAGGGCAAAATACAAAATGAATGTTAGCAACTAGACTTGATCATGAGTCAAATTGGGTCAAGTTTTAATTGGattgatgtaaaattttaggcctgCTTTCTAAGCTTAGACCTAACCCAAAAATGgacctaaaattttgctcaagcctaacctagataaaaaaaatgttaaacttaAGTTCGAACTGGTTTGgccgtattaaatttttttcatataaaaatgatgcccactaaactaactaataatCGACTAACGTAAGTACACCTAGCAAttaatagtataactatggtgagCATACATAACATTCCCTCGAGAACTATAATTACTAGTAtttattgtctttttattatttaacctaataattcaaaagattgattaaaactaaaataaaatatctaaattaattaactgtTGCACCAaagaataaaacatcaaaataatcaaatatcaattaaAACAACATCCTCCAGAAGGTGCAAATCAAGAATTCTCCAAGATGTGTTGTTTCTATCTTTGAAGCTGTGTGTCTGCctttgtttgttttgaataaTATGGCGAAGGTGGGAGCTTGATTGTTTCTGTGCTTTTGCGGTTCTTTCCCCTTGAATTTTGAGATTCCTTTGGTGGTTTTTCGAAATCTGTGACGTGATGTGATTTTTACTCTTTTCGTTTTAAGGGAAGCGGTTGGTTTTAAGAGGGCTGACATCTTGATTGACGTTTTGTCGTAGGCGTAGGGACGTGCTGCTCTCTTGCTGTTCTTTTTGTGttcttttctatattttttattttgctttctgTTCTCTTTAACACTGTTTGGTTGGTATTGGCTCTGTTTTCTGGTTACTTTCTTGCCACGGTGCCCCCTCTTGTTTGTTTTTGTTCCTGTAGTGTGTGGTGGAGTGGTTAGTCTGGGGGTGATCCTGTTTTACCATGGTTGAAGATATCAATGCGATGCTTGAAAATCTAAAATTCTTGGAAGAAGAGGATGCCGAGGTCATCAGTGCCaatactgaaaacaatcttcacgGTTTTGAGACATAGGCGGTGGGAAAGATAATGGCGGAGGAGAAACCAAATAGGGAGGCAATGTATAGGGTTTTTAAGACTTTATGGTTCACAAAAGATGAGTTAAAATTTTGTTGCCCTTAAAGAAGATGATATCATAGTAAAATTTGGAAGCATGGAAGACAGAAGTAGAATCCTTAATCTCACTCCATGGCTGTTCGATAATTGTTTATTTGCTATGTTACCTTTCGTTAAAGGCAAAAACATAGTCACCTACGATTTTAACTTGTCTCCATTCTGGCTACGTATCTACAACATCTCTCTGGAATACATGGATCGTCAAACCGCGATTGATGTTGAAAATGCTATAGGAGAGATTGTGGCAATATATTGGAAAGGTAGAAATGGGGGTTGGACTGAGTTTTTAAGgctgaaattaaaataaatatttcaaaaccaATTTGTAGGGTTTTGAAGTTTGTTAGAAAAGACGGAATCAAAATCATATGTGCTCTAAAGTATGAGAGACTACCAACCTTCTACTACTACTGTGGTCTGATTGGACATACATTAAAAAAGTGTGAAAGCAAGGAAAGGGACTTTGACTTTAATGTTTTAAACCTCCAATATGAAAGCTGGCTCAGAGTAAATCTTGTTGCCTCAATCTAGGGAAGTGGTATAGGGCGGAATGGAATTGAGATAATGATAAAAAGACAACCCCAAATAAGGACAAAGAAGAGAGTAAAACTGACTCTCTGAAGAATAGTGAACATAGGGaatagaaaagaaaggaaaaaggttGCAAAGAAGACTCAGTCTCCAACTCCCTATTAGAAAATAGATCCAACAAACCAACACATGATGATTTGATacgtttcaaaaaaaaaagatttagggGATCAAATGGAGATACCATTAACGAAAACCCTTTAAAAATCGCAATGAGGAGATTAATGGAAAATGTTTCACCAAGCAAGGCGGTGGTTGGTGATCAGTCCTGTCAAGAGTAATGAAAATATTATGCTGGAACTGTCATGGGTTTGGGAACCCTACGACATTTCGTGAGCTTAGGCAACTTTTAGTTGCCAATGATCctgacattttttttctttatgaaaTAAAAACCCATACTATTCGAAACAAATACAAGATGGAGGGGTGATTGGCTGTTAATTTTGTTGGTCAAAGTGGTGGACGTGCCATGATGTGGAAAGATGGTATAAAGGTTGAAATAAAGAATTATTCAAATAACTATATTGATTCTTGTATTCAGTTGGAAAACGATAACTCTTTTCACTTCACGGGCTACTATGGTAATGCTGACCCTCTTTTCACTTCACGGGCTTTTATGGGAATACTGACCCTAATAAAAGACAAAGTTCTTGGTATATTTTAAGGAAGGTGGGAGATACGGTTAAAGAAAATTGGATCATTGAGGGAGATTTCAACGCGATTCTGGACAATGTGGAAAAAAATGGGGAAGGAGAAACCCACTGCTTTAATTGATGACTTCCGTGCAGTTGTGGATGAATTATCCTTGGTTGATTTGAAAATAGCTAATGGTTTTACCTGGGTCAACAATAGGGAGGGCGATGCTTTTGTGAAAGAGAGACTTGACCGGTTTCTCATTTCCACTAGTGCTTCCCGTTCATGGCGACCAAGGTAATTCGCCAGTCTACCTCAGACCATGATGCTATTTTATTGGATACAGAGGGCCGCAAGTCGAAAGAGCAGATTACAGATTCTAGTCTAAAATTTAGATATGATGTGTGCTGGGCCAAAGACAACAAAGTTAAGAATATCATTATGAATGTTTGGCAAAATGGTGCTGTTGATATCATGGGAAAAATTATGATGGTGGGCTACGGCCTGGGTGATTAGcagtaccaaaaataaaaaagactacGCAAGAAAATTGGTACTCTTCAAATGAATATTAATAACATTATTGATGATCGGCGTAGCAAGTATGATGAGAACAAGCTGAAAGCTTTGAGATTAAAGCTGGGAAAATTGTTTGACAAAGAAGAGCAGTACTGGGCCCAACATTTGAGAATTAATTGGTTAAAGGAGGGTGATAAAAATACCCGTTTTTTCTATGTTAGAGCcacgaataaaagaaaaaaatagcatTGAAAGACTTAAAGACGTGCAAGGCATTTGGAGGGATACAACTAAATACATTAGCCAGGCAGTTAGAGAgtatttcttaaatttatttgagTTGAATTTAAACAATAATGAGGTGTTAAACCTTGACTACATTGAAAATTGTATTTTAGGGGAGATAAATGGAAGATTAATGAAGGACTTCACAGATAATGAGATTATGGAAGCCTTTAACAAAATGGACCATAGAAAAGCCTTGAGAATTGACGATTTATCCGAAAATTTTTACAAAGAAAATTGGGACGTTGTGGTAAAGAATATTATTaagttgtgccatgagattcttAAGGGTGATAAAAATGTGGATTTCATTAATGAGACGATCATTGTCTTAATTCCTAAATTTAAAGAACCTATTGATATGACTAATTTTCGTCTGATTAGTCTTTGCAGGGTGATCTATAAAATCGTGGCTAAGGTGCTTGCAAACCGCTTAAAAGATACTCTCCCGCATTGCATTAACCAGAACCAAAGCACCTTTGCCCCCGGGAGAATGATTCATGACAACATTTTGATAGCTCATGAGCTTGTTCACTACCTCCAAAATACAAAGAACGGCCCTGACAAAGGATTTGTAATCAAGCTCGATATGAGCAAAGCTTACGATAGGGTTGAGTGGAATTTCATTGAAGAGGTTATATGCAAAATGGGATATGCCAATGAGTGGGTGCAAAAGATCATGAGTTGCGTACGTTCGGTTCGCTACGTCGTCAAGTGCAACACAACACTATCAGAGACTATTGTGCCAGAAAGGGGTTTAAGATAAGGGGACCCTCTCTCTccctatctttttcttttctgcaTGGAAGCTTTCTCTAAATTGTTAATTCATGCTCAGAATGAAAATTCGATTAAAGGCATTAGAGCTAGTATAAATGGGCCTCGTATTAATTACCTATTTTTAGCTGATGAGCTCTCTTTTTCATTCGTAATAAAAATAGGGACGTTGAGGAAATTGTTAAGATCCAAAATAGATTTTTTAGGGCTTCGGGTCAAAAGATCAATTATGATAAGTCTATGATTATGTTTAATCCAAAAACCCTCTTagcccaaaaataatttttttgctcTATGCTTTTATGCATATGGTTGATACTCTTGATAGTTACCTAGGATTACCTTTACCTGTTACCAAAAAAAAGTCAACAGCCTTCACTAATATTTCTAATCGTTGCTCTTGTAGGGCGGGTCAAAGAGGTTGTTATCCTATGGTGGGAATGAGGTGTTTATTAAAGCCATTCTCCAATCCATTCCTACTTATGCCTTCTCTGTTTTTCTTACCCCGAAAAAAACTATCAAGGATCTTCAGTCaaaaaagtgccgaacttggtcGGCA
This window encodes:
- the LOC107925593 gene encoding protein trichome birefringence-like 8; protein product: MDQLRTQTINQLPSGAALIKRELCYTICFIFILISSIIALNLGSSSRSLPLFRFDHFFPRKLPPPFPHTHPLRSCDYSYGKWVRVDKKNPVLLYDEDCPFLDPGFRCHRNGRKDIEFQKWRWQPHGCYLPRFNASDFLERSRNGRIVFAGDSMGRNQWESLLCMLAQAVSNKSTIFEVNGSPITKHKGFLSMKFQDYNLTVEYYRTPFLAVLGRRPITTPPQVKLIVKVDQLHWRSKQWKGANVIVLNTGHWWNKEKIAKMGCYFQEGGTINMTMGVMEGFRRFIRTLVSWSTKNLNPEISHVFIRNHSPIHYLNGTWDDGGVCDAATEPEQDYKKLRPESWNNQYIANAIKEINNSKVRLLNITYLTGFRKDGHPSKHREPGTPVGAPQDCSHWCLPGIPDTWNEILYAQLLSMEFRTK